The Verrucomicrobiota bacterium genomic sequence GGAAGAACTCCCGCTGGCATGGCGACATCCATAAGATTGACCGTATCAGCGGACCGGGCTTGGCGCAAGGCATGAAGTCATGAAAGGGTGCGATTAAAAGTGTCGGTCAGCGACTCCGATTGACTTCCCTCTCTCCCCGCGAGGAACGAGGGGGAGAGAGTTGGAGAGAGGGGTTTCTTGGAAATATGAGAGGCGAGCCAACGCACCTCCTCTCCCCAGCCCTCTCCTCCCTTCGGGAAGAGAGGGAGAAGACTTCGTTAACCGACAGTTTTAATCGCACCCGTCATGAAAGCGTTTTGAACGCCCGAAGACTTGAATCCGCGAATGAGCAATAGAGCGGAATCGCCCCGGCACAAAAGTACCTTTTGGAACCCCTCCACTCGTGGTATAAAGAATGGAAATCAACTCGTCGCCAACTGCAACCGACACCATGCGCAGCCCGCGGATCTTCTGGATAGCCTTGCTCGCCGTCGGCCCGGCTTCGGCCGAACCGCCAGGCCACTGGGCTTTCCAGCCCATCAAAAACGTTCACCCTCCGTCCGATCCTCAAGGCTGGTCCGTCAATCCAATCGACCGGTTCGTCATTGCCAAACTCCAGGAGAAAGGCCTGGCCCCGGTCAGCAGCGCGGATAAGCAGACGTTGATCCGGCGCGTTTACTTCGACTTGATCGGTCTGCCGCCCAGTCCTGAAGAGGTTGCAGCTTTCCTGGCGGATGCTTCGCCGGACGCTTACGCTCAATTGGTGGAGCGAGTGCTCGCGTCGCCGCGCTACGGCGAACGCTGGGGCCGGCATTGGATGGATGTTGTGCGCTACGCCGACACCGCGGGCGACAATGCCGATTACCCGATCCCTGAAATCCACCTTTACCGCGATTACATCATCGACTCGTTCAACGCAGACAAGCCATACGACCAGTTCGTGCGGGAACAACTGGCGGGCGATATTCTGGCCAAGCAAGGGCCGCCGGAGAAATACGCCGAGCGCGTCGTCGCCACGGGTTTTCTGGCGCTTTCCCGCCGCTACGCCACCGCGCCGTTTGAGCTGTGGCATCTCACGCTCGAAGACACGATTGAGACCACGGGCCGCGCTTTCCTCGGACTGACGCTCCGTTGCGCGCGCTGCCACGATCACAAATACGATCCGGTCACGAAGGAGGATTACTATGCGCTTTACGGGATTTTCGACAGCACGCGCTTTCCCTACGCAGGTTCAGAGGAATTCCAATCCAAGAATTTCCCGCGCAGCGGCTTCCTCGCCCTTTCGCCGCCGATGGACTCGGCGCTTCGCCTCAACGCCTACGAGCAGTCGCTTCAGAAGCTGGAGTCCGAGATCAAGCGCGCCGAGACGGAGAGCGAATTGGCCAAGCAAATCGCCCGCCTCAAGGAGCGGATCGAGGCGAAGCAAAAGCAGATTCGCGATCTGGAATCCGTGGCGGGCAGCGCTGAAGAAGTTCGGGCCGAGTTGGCCTCCCTCGAACAATCCCGCGAGCAGATCAACAAACAGCTTCAAGAAAAACTGAAACCGCTCCAGGCCGAATTGCGCAAACGGAAACGGCCGGGCGCGCCGACTGATCTGCCTGTGGC encodes the following:
- a CDS encoding DUF1553 domain-containing protein, whose translation is MEINSSPTATDTMRSPRIFWIALLAVGPASAEPPGHWAFQPIKNVHPPSDPQGWSVNPIDRFVIAKLQEKGLAPVSSADKQTLIRRVYFDLIGLPPSPEEVAAFLADASPDAYAQLVERVLASPRYGERWGRHWMDVVRYADTAGDNADYPIPEIHLYRDYIIDSFNADKPYDQFVREQLAGDILAKQGPPEKYAERVVATGFLALSRRYATAPFELWHLTLEDTIETTGRAFLGLTLRCARCHDHKYDPVTKEDYYALYGIFDSTRFPYAGSEEFQSKNFPRSGFLALSPPMDSALRLNAYEQSLQKLESEIKRAETESELAKQIARLKERIEAKQKQIRDLESVAGSAEEVRAELASLEQSREQINKQLQEKLKPLQAELRKRKRPGAPTDLPVAYAACEGKAADAFLQMRGNPDDKGPRIKRGPPKVLAASAPFFIPEGSSGRLELAQWLTSPENPLTARVMVNRIWQHHFGKGIVATPSNFGLRGDEPTHPDLLDDLARRFLESGWSVKAMHRLIMTSETYQLASAHAEDNGRRDPDNKLYWRFDRRRLDAESIRDATLAVAGQLNLKRPQPHPFPSMETWTFTQHSPFKAIYESNHRSVYLMTQRIQRHPFLALFDGPDPNTTTDTRTESTVALQALFMMNNQFVQEQAAAFARRLLESAQEDCERIRQAHELAWSRLPQPTEVEKAVGYLQRYKNELARTASPEASRDLDAWTSYARILLTANEFVYVD